In one Cryptococcus deuterogattii R265 chromosome 9, complete sequence genomic region, the following are encoded:
- a CDS encoding dihydrofolate reductase, translating to MRPLLNALSAMSTTAKPCTLSITAIVAATAENGIGLNGGLPWRLPGEMKYFARVTTGETPSSDPNEQNVVIMGRKTWESIPSRFRPLKNRRNVVISAKGVDLGAAENSAAYTSIPSALSSLSSTTQSGNSPRIFLIGGSTLYTTSLLPSTVPSPDSSTSTTPPSFSQPLIDRILLTRILSPFKCDAYLEDFAAHTKPDGTKVWKKASLKEFREWIGWDIEEEVEEKGVKYIFEMWVLNQ from the exons ATGCGACCACTCCTCAACGCCCTCAGTGCAATGTCAACCACAGCAAAGCCTTGTACTCTGAGCATAACAGCCATCGTCGCAGCCACAGCTGAGAATGGCATCGGTCTCAACGGTGGCTTGCCATGGAGATTACCAGGCGAAATGAAGTACTTTGCTCGAG TTACCACCGGTGAAACACCTTCATCAGATCCCAATGAACAGAATGTAGTTATCATGGGTCGCAAGACATGGGaatccatcccttccagaTTCAGGCCCTTGAAGAACCGTCGGAACGTGGTCATCTCAGCTAAAGGCGTGGATCT GGGAGCTGCGGAAAATTCAGCTGCCTATACTTCCATACCCTCtgccctctcctccctgtCTTCTACTACCCAAAGCGGTAATTCACCGCGTATATTTCTCATTGGCGGCTCAACCTTGTACACtacctctctcctcccgtCTACCGTTCCCTCTCCCGACTCTTCGACTTCCACgactcctccttctttctctcaacCTCTGATCGACCGTATTCTCCTCACTCGAatcctttccccttttaAATGCGACGCATACCTTGAAGACTTTGCGGCACACACAAAACCTGACGGGACCAAAGTGTGGAAAAAGGCTTCTCTCAAAGAGTTTAGAGAATGGATCGGGTGGGatatcgaagaagaagtcgaggaaaagggagtCAAGTACATATTCGAGATGTGGGTGTTGAATCAATAG
- a CDS encoding dolichyl-phosphate-mannose-protein mannosyltransferase, whose protein sequence is MHRGIPSPPATRRQTATQHTPWENRVPPSAYGSARPHSALLESTPHDDAELPLYKDTNMELKRRFEEKQPVHLEQPVVDDDQGKWGKGYGAGPGIGGRRGLPPKQRIPGWKGIVLENEEWVWAGVYTLLSMITRFWRIGAANYVVWDEAHFGKFGTHYINRDFYFDVHPPLGKMLVGLAGLLSGYQGNFEFKSGVAYPEDVPYTAMRVMLASFGVALVPLAWFTSGEMGWSRWTRHWVTICVLCDIGWLCISRFILLDSMLLFFTFTTTLGLVKFRNQRHAPFSDDWWIWLVFTGWSIGCVCSVKWVGMFITALVGLYTIEDLWEKFGDLSMPIRTYITHWIARIACLIILPFIVYASCFKMHFLILNRSGPGDAQMSSLFQAHLRGNDFAESPLEIAYGSTVTLKNYGYGGGLLHSHVQTLPVGSLQQQVTCYHYKDDNNNWQIVPPWGADPVDPDGPIRFLKDGDEIRLVHTQTGRNMHSHAIAAPVSKESWEVSGYGNLTIGDANDLWVIEVVDDTHTSKKDNEDGRIHSLTTRMRLKHRELKCYLRAANAVLPQWGFKQVEVSCTKENNPKDLHTYWNVESHWNERLPPGNAKLYKSPFWRDFVHLNVAMWTSNNALIPDPDKEDILASQPFDWPFLHLGLRMCGWGDHQIKFYLLGTPIIWWFSTVSLAIGWGLAAWYVARMQRGYKEWKAGEWDHWLWVGKVAFGGWALHFFPFLIMGRVTYLHHYLPTLYFAVLMAGHILDHFFFASPTRSHTKKLIWFTVWAGVVILSFWWFKDLALGIYGSVNNHWGWGWRSTWNIYN, encoded by the exons ATGCACAGGGGCATACCATCCCCTCCAGCAACACGCAGACAAACAGCCACACAACACACGCCCTGGGAGAACAGAGTGCCTCCCTCAGCCTACGGTTCAGCACGTCCACACAGCGCTCTTCTCGAATCAACACCCCACGACGACGCAGAGCTCCCCCTCTACAAGGACACCAACATGGAGCTCAAGAGACGCTTCGAAGAGAAGCAACCGGTACATTTAGAGCAGCCCGTCGTGGACGACGATCAGGGCAAGTGGGGAAAGGGCTACGGTGCGGGACCAGGTATCGGCGGCAGAAGAGGTCTCCCGCCTAAACAGAGAATACCGGGATGG AAAGGTATCGTGCTGGAAAACGAAGAATGGGTATGGGCAGGGGTCTACACCCTGCTGAGTATGATTACACGATTCTGGCGGATTGGTGCTGCCAATTACGTCGTCTGGGACGAAGCGCATTTTGGAAAGTTTGGAACACACTATATCAATCGTGATTTCTACTTTGATGTCCACCCTCCACTCGGCAAGATGCTCGTCGGTCTTGCAGGTTTACTGTCAGGCTACCAGGGCAACTTTGAATTCAAGTCGGGTGTTGCGTACCCGGAAGATGTACCGTATACGGCAATGAGAGTAATGCTGGCGAGCTTTGGTGTGGCTCTCGTACCACTTGCCTGGTTTACTtctggagagatgggatggagtAGGTGGACCAGACATTGGGTGACCATTTGTGTATTGTGTG ACATTGGATGGCTTTGTATTTCCCGATTCATTCTCCTCGACTCCATGCTTTTGTTTTTCACCTTTACGACCACCCTTGGCCTTGTCAAGTTCCGCAATCAACGACACGCCCCATTTAGCGATGACTGGTGGATCTGGCTTGTCTTTACGGGATGGTCGATCGGCTGTGTGTGTAGTGTCAAGTGGGTGGGAATGTTTATCACCGCGCTTGTCGGCCTTTACACTATTGAGGATTTGTGGGAAAAGTTTGGTGACCTCTCCATGCCCATT CGCACGTACATCACCCACTGGATTGCCCGAATTGCTTGTCTCATAatcctccccttcatcGTCTACGCCTCGTGCTTCAAGATGCATTTTCTCATCCTTAACCGATCTGGACCCGGTGACGCCCAAAtgtcttcccttttccaaGCCCATTTGCGTGGTAACGACTTTGCCGAGTCTCCTCTGGAAATCGCCTACGGCAGTACCGTCACCTTGAAAAACTATGGCTATGGCGGTGGTTTGCTGCACTCGCACGTGCAGACTTTGCCCGTGGGAAGTCTTCAGCAACAGGTTACGTGTTATCACTATAAGGACGACAATAATAACTGGCAGATTGTACCTCCCTGGGGCGCCGATCCTGTTGACCCAGACGGACCCATTAGATTCCTGAAGGACGGTGATGAAATCCGACTTGTGCATACCCAAACTGGACGGAATATGCATTCACACGCTATCGCTGCACCGGTCAGCAAGGAGAGCTGGGAAGTTTCTGGGTATGGTAATCTTACCATTGGCGACGCCAATGATCTTTGGGTTATCGAGGTCGTCGATGATACCCACACATCCAAGAAGGATAACGAAGATGGTCGTATCCACTCGTTGACCACGCGGATGAGGCTCAAGCACCGCGAATTAAAGTGTTATCTTCGTGCCGCCAATGCCGTCCTGCCTCAATGGGGTTTCAAACAGGTAGAAGTCTCTTGTACAAAGGAGAACAACCCAAAGGATTTGCACACGTACTGGAACGTCGAGTCTCACTGGAACGAGCGAT TGCCCCCTGGTAACGCCAAACTGTACAAATCTCCCTTCTGGCGCGACTTTGTCCATCTCAACGTTGCCATGTGGACATCTAACAATGCTCTCATCCCGGATCCTGACAAGGAAGACATTCTCGCTTCCCAGCCATTCGACTGGCcattcctccacctcggTCTTCGCATGTGCGGCTGGGGCGATCACCAAATCAAGTTTTACCTCCTCGGTACACCTATCATCTGGTGGTTCTCAACCGTCAGCTTGGCTATTGGTTGGGGCTTGGCTGCTTGGTATGTGGCGAGGATGCAGAGGGGATACAAGGAGTGGAAAGCGGGAGAATGGGATCATTGGCTTTGGGTAGGTAAGGTGGCGTTTGGTGGCTGGGCTTTGCATTTCT TCCCCTTTTTGATTATGGGTCGAGTTACATATCTTCACCATTAT CTTCCTACATTATACTTTGCTGTTCTCATGGCCGGACATATCCTTgaccacttcttcttcgcctctcCCACCCGCTCGCACACTAAAAAGCTCATTTGGTTTACCGTCTGGGCAGGAGTGGTGATACTGAGTTTCTGGTGGTTCAAGGACCTCGCTCTCGGTATCTATGGTAGCGTGAACAACCActggggatggggatggaggtCTACTTGGAATATCTACAACTGA